A section of the Phaseolus vulgaris cultivar G19833 chromosome 8, P. vulgaris v2.0, whole genome shotgun sequence genome encodes:
- the LOC137827022 gene encoding brefeldin A-inhibited guanine nucleotide-exchange protein 1-like isoform X1: protein MSASQSLGGPSRCGRVVGPSLDKIIKNAAWRKHSHLVSSCKSTLDKLESLSDSESSSGDTQSAVPGLSPSDADFVLQPLFLALDSAYPKVVEPALECTFKLFSLGLVRGEINRPSNSNSSQSGVVFNMIDAICKSGGLGEEAIELGVLRVLLSAVRSPCILIRADSLIQIVRTCYNVYLGGVNGTNQICAKSVLAQIMTIVFTRVEEDSMDVFLRRVSVSELLEFTDKNLNEGNSIHYCQNFINEIMEASEGAPLKPSSISPPMEVQKVPTPLPKAADETGTDKLDNEAGADGSKIREDGFLLFKNLCKLSMKFSSQQHPDDRILLRGKILSLELLKVVMDTGGSIWRVNERFLNAIKQYLCLSLLKNSALSAMAIFQLQCSIFMNLLSKFRSGLKKEIGMFFPMLILRVLENVLQPSFLQKMTVLNLLDKISQDPQIIIDIFVNYDCDVDASNIFERIVNGLLKTALGPPTGSTTALSPAQDITFRHESVKCLVSIIKSMGAWMDQQIRIGDIDLVKSPESSSTAETYLMPNVEEGNASDHELHPDVNSEFSDAATLEQRRAYKIELQRGISLFNRKPPKGIEFLISNKKVGSSPEQVALFLKNTAGLDETKIGDYLGEREEFCLKVMHAYVDSFNFKEMDFGEAIRFFLQGFRLPGEAQKIDRIMEKFAERYCKCNPSSFSSADTAYILAYSVIMLNTDAHNNMVKDKMTKADFVRNNRGIDDGKDLAEEYLGALYDQIVKNEIKMNADSSAPQDKQANSFNRLLGLEGILSLVNWKQSEEKAVGANGLLIRHIQEQFKSNSRKSESAYHVVTDVAILRFMVEVCWGPMLAAFSVTIDQSDDRVATSQCLQGFRHAVHVTAVMGMQTQRDAFVTSVAKFTYLHCAGDMKQKNVDAVKAIISIAIEDGDHLFEAWEHILTCLSRIEHLQLLGEGAPSDATFFNSINSETEEKALKTLGFSSFKKGTLQNPAMVAVVRGSSYDSTSIGVNASAILTTEQINNFISNLNLLDQIGNFELNHVFAHSQRLNGEAIVAFVKALCKVSISELQSPTDPRVFGLTKIVEIAHYNMNRIRLVWSRIWNVLSDFFVSVGLSENLSVAIFAMDSLRQLSMKFLEREELANYNFQNEFLRPFVIVMQKSNTTEIRELIVRCISQMVLSRVSNVKSGWKSVFMVFTAAAADERKNIVLLAFETMEKIVREFFPYITETETMTFTDCVRCLLTFTNSRFNSDVSLNAIAFLRFCAVRLADGGLVYNKKSSVDGPSVVANGISDLQAHTDNDDHVSFWNPLLSGLSKLTSDPRTAIRKSSLEVLFNILKDHGHLFSHTFWNSIFCSVIFPVYNSVSGKREVNLHEANCSPSSVSVHTEGSTWDSETYSVAAECLIDLFVTFFDVVRSQLPGVVSILTGFIRSPVQGPASTGVAGLVRLTDDLGNKLSAEEWKEIFLCLKDAAMSTVSGFMKVLRTMNNIEVAHFSQPSTDLESSSDHDLTNDEFDDDNLQTATYVVSRTKNHIAMQLLIVQVATDLYKKHQKSLSAASIKVLNELYSSIALHAREMNRESILLKKLQKACSVLEISGPPMVHFENESFQNHLNFLQNLHLRDHFVYNEIDLEKELVAVCKNVLDIYLNCAGSFSTLHKSDTLPAPHRKLPLSSAKKEEIAARTSLVISALQGLTGLEKDSFRRFIPQFFHLLVDLVRSEHASGEVQHALSNIFRSSVGQIIMD, encoded by the exons ATGTCCGCATCGCAATCTCTCGGAGGCCCTTCCCGCTGCGGCCGAGTTGTAGGTCCATCACTCGACAAGATCATAAAGAACGCCGCCTGGCGTAAGCACTCTCACCTTGTCTCCTCCTGCAAATCCACCCTTGACAAGCTCGAATCCCTCTCTGACTCTGAATCGTCTTCAGGCGACACCCAATCTGCTGTTCCAGGCCTTTCCCCCTCAGATGCTGACTTTGTCCTTCAACCTCTCTTTCTCGCGCTTGACTCTGCCTACCCTAAGGTTGTTGAGCCTGCTCTTGAATGCACCTTTAAATTGTTCTCTCTAGGCCTTGTCCGCGGCGAGATCAATCGCCCTTCCAATTCGAATTCTTCGCAGTCCGGCGTTGTCTTCAATATGATAGATGCTATCTGTAAGTCGGGTGGCCTTGGCGAGGAGGCAATTGAGCTAGGTGTGCTCAGAGTATTGCTCTCAGCTGTAAGATCCCCCTGCATTTTGATCCGGGCCGACAGTCTCATTCAAATTGTTAGAACTTGTTATAATGTGTACCTTGGGGGTGTCAACGGCACTAATCAGATCTGTGCTAAATCGGTTCTTGCCCAGATCATGACCATTGTTTTCACCCGAGTCGAGGAAGACTCCATGGATGTCTTCCTTCGAAGGGTTTCTGTCAGTGAACTTTTGGAATTCACTGATAAGAATTTGAACGAGGGCAATTCCATACACTATTGCCAAAATTTTATCAACGAGATAATGGAGGCCAGTGAGGGTGCTCCTCTCAAACCATCGTCTATCTCACCTCCTATGGAAGTGCAGAAAGTCCCTACACCGTTGCCCAAAGCAGCGGATGAAACAGGTACCGACAAGTTGGATAATGAAGCTGGAGCTGACGGAAGTAAAATAAGGGAGGAtggttttcttctttttaaaaatttgtgcAAACTGTCCATGAAATTCTCATCTCAACAGCACCCTGATGATCGTATCCTCTTGAGAGGGAAAATTTTGTCATTAGAGCTCCTTAAGGTAGTCATGGATACTGGTGGTTCAATATGGCGCGTGAATGAGAG GTTTCTCAATGCCATCAAGCAATATCTTTGCTTGTCATTATTGAAGAACAGTGCCCTCTCAGCGATGGCCATTTTCCAACTTCAGTGTTCCATTTTCATGAACTTGTTATCAAAATTCAGATCAGGCTTGAAAAAGGAAATTGGCATGTTCTTTCCCATGCTTATCCTTCGAGTTCTTGAGAATGTTCTTCAGCCTAGTTTTCTGCAAAAGATGACCGTTCTCAATCTATTGGACAAAATATCTCAGGATCCTCAGATTATTATTGACATTTTTGTCAACTATGATTGTGATGTGGATGCTTCAAACATATTTGAAAG GATTGTCAATGGCCTTCTGAAAACTGCTTTGGGACCACCTACAGGGTCAACCACGGCTTTGTCTCCAGCACAGGATATTACTTTCCGACATGAATCTGTGAAGTGCTTGGTCAGTATTATTAAGTCAATGGGAGCATGGATGGACCAGCAGATAAGGATAGGGGATATAGATCTAGTAAAGAGCCCAGAAAGCAGTAGCACTGCAGAAACTTATCTAATGCCAAATGTAGAAGAAGGAAATGCTTCTGATCATGAGCTACATCCTGACGTAAATTCTGAATTTTCAGATGCTGCCACGTTAGAGCAACGTCGAGCATATAAAATTGAACTTCAG AGAGGCATATCTCTTTTTAATCGAAAGCCTCCAAAAGGCATTGAATTTTTGATAAGCAACAAAAAAGTTGGTAGTTCTCCAGAACAAGTGGCACTGTTCTTGAAGAACACTGCTGGCCTTGATGAAACCAAGATTGGTGACTATTTGGGAGAAAGGGAAGAATTTTGTCTAAAAGTTATGCATGCTTATGTAGATTCCTTTAACTTCAAAGAGATGGATTTTGGTGAAGCTATTAGGTTTTTTCTTCAGGGCTTCAGGTTGCCTGGTGAGGCACAAAAAATTGATCGCATAATGGAGAAGTTTGCTGAGCGCTACTGTAAATGCAACCCTAGTTCTTTTAGCAGTGCAGACACTGCCTACATTCTCGCTTACTCTGTGATAATGCTTAATACAGATGCTCATAATAATATGGTGAAAGATAAG ATGACGAAAGCTGATTTTGTTCGAAACAACCGAGGAATAGATGATGGAAAGGATTTAGCAGAAGAATATCTCGGGGCACTTTATGACCAAATtgttaaaaatgaaattaaaatgaatGCTGATTCTTCTGCTCCTCAGGATAAACAAGCAAATAGCTTCAATAGATTGCTAGGGTTAGAAGGTATACTCAGTCTTGTGAACTGGAAGCAGAGTGAGGAAAAAGCAGTGGGTGCTAATGGGCTTCTCATTCGGCATATTCAGGAGCAATTTAAATCAAATTCACGAAAATCTGA ATCTGCATATCACGTTGTCACAGATGTGGCTATACTGAGGTTTATGGTCGAAGTTTGTTGGGGGCCTATGCTGGCTGCATTCAGTGTAACAATTGATCAGAGTGATGACAGGGTAGCTACTTCTCAATGCTTACAAGGATTTCGACACGCTGTTCATGTTACTGCAGTGATGGGTATGCAGACTCAAAGGGATGCCTTTGTTACATCTGTTGCCAAATTTACATATCTGCATTGTGCTGGAGATatgaaacaaaaaaatgttGACGCTGTCAAG GCAATAATATCAATTGCAATTGAAGATGGAGATCATCTGTTTGAAGCATGGGAACACATATTAACTTGCCTCTCCCGAATTGAGCATTTGCAGCTGTTAGGTGAAGGTGCTCCAAGTGATGCAACCTTctttaattcaattaattctGAAACAGAGGAGAAAGCACTGAAAACGTTAGGTTTCTCTTCTTTTAAGAAGGGAACACTCCAGAATCCAGCCATGGTGGCTGTGGTTCGTGGTAGTTCATATGACAGTACTAGTATTGGTGTCAATGCTTCAGCAATATTAACAACAGAACagataaataatttcatttcaaacTTGAATCTACTGGACCAGATTGGGAACTTTGAATTGAACCATGTGTTTGCTCATAGTCAACGGCTGAATGGGGAAGCAATAGTAGCATTTGTCAAAGCACTTTGCAAAGTTTCCATCTCAGAGTTACAGTCTCCAACAGATCCCCGAGTATTTGGTCTCACTAAAATAGTAGAAATTGC GCATTATAATATGAACCGCATCAGATTAGTATGGTCTCGCATATGGAATGTTCTCTCAGATTTCTTTGTGTCAGTTGGATTGTCAGAAAACTTATCAGTTGCAATCTTTGCAATGGACTCACTGCGACAACTTTCTATGAAATTTTTGGAGCGTGAGGAGCTGGCTAATTACAACTTTCAGAATGAATTTCTGAGACCATTTGTGATCGTTATGCAAAAAAGCAACACCACAGAAATTAGAGAATTAATAGTGCGTTGTATTTCACAGATGGTCCTTAGCCGAGTCAGTAATGTGAAATCTGGCTGGAAAAGTGTTTTTATG GTTTTCACAGCTGCTGCAGCTGATGAGCGGAAGAATATTGTATTATTAGCATTTGAGACCATGGAGAAAATAGTGCGTGAATTTTTTCCTTATATTACTGAGACAGAGACAATGACCTTCACCGATTGTGTTCGATGCCTTTTGACATTCACAAATAGCCGATTCAACAGTGATGTTAGCCTCAATGCAATTGCATTTCTTCGTTTCTGTGCAGTCAGACTTGCTGATGGAGGGCTTGTTTACAATAAGAAGAGCAGTGTTGATGGCCCATCAGTTGTTGCAAATGGTATTTCAGATTTACAGGCCCATACTGATAACGATGATCATGTGTCTTTTTGGAATCCTTTGCTATCAG GGTTATCAAAACTAACTTCTGATCCAAGAACAGCTATCAGAAAGAGTTCTTTGGAGGTGCTTTTTAACATTTTGAAGGATCATGGTCATCTATTTTCCCACACATTTTGGAATAGCATTTTCTGTTCTGTTATTTTCCCTGTATATAATTCAGTATCTGGAAAGAGAGAGGTGAATCTACATGAAGCCAATTGTTCACCTTCTTCAGTATCTGTGCATACTGAAGGAAGCACATGGGATTCTGAGACTTATTCAGTTGCAGCAGAATGTTTAATAGATTTATTTGTCACCTTCTTTGATGTGGTGAGGTCTCAGCTACCAGGCGTGGTGTCAATACTGACAGGGTTCATTAGAAGTCCTGTTCAGGGTCCAGCTAGTACTGGAGTTGCAGGATTAGTGCGTCTCACAGATGACCTTGGTAACAAGCTTTCAGCTGAAGAATGGAAAGAGATATTTCTGTGTTTGAAAGATGCAGCTATGTCAACAGTATCGGGATTCATGAAGGTCTTGAGAACCATGAATAATATCGAGGTGGCTCACTTTTCACAGCCTTCCACTGACTTGGAAAGTTCTTCTGATCATGACTTGACAAATGATGAATTTGATGATGACAATCTGCAAACAGCCACCTATGTTGTGTCAAGAACGAAGAACCATATTGCTATGCAGCTACTTATTGTACAG GTTGCAACTGATCTGTACAAAAAGCACCAGAAATCCTTGTCTGCAGCCAGCATCAAAGTCCTCAATGAATTATATTCATCTATTGCTTTACATGCTCGGGAGATGAACAGAGAGTCAATTCTGCTGAAGAAGTTGCAGAAAGCTTGCTCCGTCTTGGAAATATCTGGCCCTCCCATGGTTCATTTTGAAAATGAGTCCTTCCAGAATCACCTCAACTTCTTACAAAATTTACATCTCCGGGATCATTTTGTGTATAATGAGATAGACCTGGAAAAAGAGTTAGTTGCTGTGTGTAAAAACGTATTGGATATATACCTAAATTGTGCTGGTTCTTTTTCCACTCTTCACAAGTCTGATACCTTGCCTGCACCACACCGAAAACTGCCCCTAAGTTCAGCAAAGAAGGAAGAAATAGCTGCTAGGACGTCTTTAGTCATCTCAGCATTGCAAGGGTTGACTGGTCTGGAAAAGGATTCATTCAGGCGGTTCATTCCACAGTTCTTTCACTTACTGGTTGATCTTGTAAGGAGCGAACACGCCTCTGGAGAAGTTCAACATGCCCTGAGTAATATTTTCCGTTCATCTGTTGGCCAAATTATAATGGATTAG
- the LOC137827022 gene encoding brefeldin A-inhibited guanine nucleotide-exchange protein 1-like isoform X2: MIVMWMLQTYLKDIFRIVNGLLKTALGPPTGSTTALSPAQDITFRHESVKCLVSIIKSMGAWMDQQIRIGDIDLVKSPESSSTAETYLMPNVEEGNASDHELHPDVNSEFSDAATLEQRRAYKIELQRGISLFNRKPPKGIEFLISNKKVGSSPEQVALFLKNTAGLDETKIGDYLGEREEFCLKVMHAYVDSFNFKEMDFGEAIRFFLQGFRLPGEAQKIDRIMEKFAERYCKCNPSSFSSADTAYILAYSVIMLNTDAHNNMVKDKMTKADFVRNNRGIDDGKDLAEEYLGALYDQIVKNEIKMNADSSAPQDKQANSFNRLLGLEGILSLVNWKQSEEKAVGANGLLIRHIQEQFKSNSRKSESAYHVVTDVAILRFMVEVCWGPMLAAFSVTIDQSDDRVATSQCLQGFRHAVHVTAVMGMQTQRDAFVTSVAKFTYLHCAGDMKQKNVDAVKAIISIAIEDGDHLFEAWEHILTCLSRIEHLQLLGEGAPSDATFFNSINSETEEKALKTLGFSSFKKGTLQNPAMVAVVRGSSYDSTSIGVNASAILTTEQINNFISNLNLLDQIGNFELNHVFAHSQRLNGEAIVAFVKALCKVSISELQSPTDPRVFGLTKIVEIAHYNMNRIRLVWSRIWNVLSDFFVSVGLSENLSVAIFAMDSLRQLSMKFLEREELANYNFQNEFLRPFVIVMQKSNTTEIRELIVRCISQMVLSRVSNVKSGWKSVFMVFTAAAADERKNIVLLAFETMEKIVREFFPYITETETMTFTDCVRCLLTFTNSRFNSDVSLNAIAFLRFCAVRLADGGLVYNKKSSVDGPSVVANGISDLQAHTDNDDHVSFWNPLLSGLSKLTSDPRTAIRKSSLEVLFNILKDHGHLFSHTFWNSIFCSVIFPVYNSVSGKREVNLHEANCSPSSVSVHTEGSTWDSETYSVAAECLIDLFVTFFDVVRSQLPGVVSILTGFIRSPVQGPASTGVAGLVRLTDDLGNKLSAEEWKEIFLCLKDAAMSTVSGFMKVLRTMNNIEVAHFSQPSTDLESSSDHDLTNDEFDDDNLQTATYVVSRTKNHIAMQLLIVQVATDLYKKHQKSLSAASIKVLNELYSSIALHAREMNRESILLKKLQKACSVLEISGPPMVHFENESFQNHLNFLQNLHLRDHFVYNEIDLEKELVAVCKNVLDIYLNCAGSFSTLHKSDTLPAPHRKLPLSSAKKEEIAARTSLVISALQGLTGLEKDSFRRFIPQFFHLLVDLVRSEHASGEVQHALSNIFRSSVGQIIMD, translated from the exons ATGATTGTGATGTGGATGCTTCAAACATATTTGAAAG ATATTTTCAGGATTGTCAATGGCCTTCTGAAAACTGCTTTGGGACCACCTACAGGGTCAACCACGGCTTTGTCTCCAGCACAGGATATTACTTTCCGACATGAATCTGTGAAGTGCTTGGTCAGTATTATTAAGTCAATGGGAGCATGGATGGACCAGCAGATAAGGATAGGGGATATAGATCTAGTAAAGAGCCCAGAAAGCAGTAGCACTGCAGAAACTTATCTAATGCCAAATGTAGAAGAAGGAAATGCTTCTGATCATGAGCTACATCCTGACGTAAATTCTGAATTTTCAGATGCTGCCACGTTAGAGCAACGTCGAGCATATAAAATTGAACTTCAG AGAGGCATATCTCTTTTTAATCGAAAGCCTCCAAAAGGCATTGAATTTTTGATAAGCAACAAAAAAGTTGGTAGTTCTCCAGAACAAGTGGCACTGTTCTTGAAGAACACTGCTGGCCTTGATGAAACCAAGATTGGTGACTATTTGGGAGAAAGGGAAGAATTTTGTCTAAAAGTTATGCATGCTTATGTAGATTCCTTTAACTTCAAAGAGATGGATTTTGGTGAAGCTATTAGGTTTTTTCTTCAGGGCTTCAGGTTGCCTGGTGAGGCACAAAAAATTGATCGCATAATGGAGAAGTTTGCTGAGCGCTACTGTAAATGCAACCCTAGTTCTTTTAGCAGTGCAGACACTGCCTACATTCTCGCTTACTCTGTGATAATGCTTAATACAGATGCTCATAATAATATGGTGAAAGATAAG ATGACGAAAGCTGATTTTGTTCGAAACAACCGAGGAATAGATGATGGAAAGGATTTAGCAGAAGAATATCTCGGGGCACTTTATGACCAAATtgttaaaaatgaaattaaaatgaatGCTGATTCTTCTGCTCCTCAGGATAAACAAGCAAATAGCTTCAATAGATTGCTAGGGTTAGAAGGTATACTCAGTCTTGTGAACTGGAAGCAGAGTGAGGAAAAAGCAGTGGGTGCTAATGGGCTTCTCATTCGGCATATTCAGGAGCAATTTAAATCAAATTCACGAAAATCTGA ATCTGCATATCACGTTGTCACAGATGTGGCTATACTGAGGTTTATGGTCGAAGTTTGTTGGGGGCCTATGCTGGCTGCATTCAGTGTAACAATTGATCAGAGTGATGACAGGGTAGCTACTTCTCAATGCTTACAAGGATTTCGACACGCTGTTCATGTTACTGCAGTGATGGGTATGCAGACTCAAAGGGATGCCTTTGTTACATCTGTTGCCAAATTTACATATCTGCATTGTGCTGGAGATatgaaacaaaaaaatgttGACGCTGTCAAG GCAATAATATCAATTGCAATTGAAGATGGAGATCATCTGTTTGAAGCATGGGAACACATATTAACTTGCCTCTCCCGAATTGAGCATTTGCAGCTGTTAGGTGAAGGTGCTCCAAGTGATGCAACCTTctttaattcaattaattctGAAACAGAGGAGAAAGCACTGAAAACGTTAGGTTTCTCTTCTTTTAAGAAGGGAACACTCCAGAATCCAGCCATGGTGGCTGTGGTTCGTGGTAGTTCATATGACAGTACTAGTATTGGTGTCAATGCTTCAGCAATATTAACAACAGAACagataaataatttcatttcaaacTTGAATCTACTGGACCAGATTGGGAACTTTGAATTGAACCATGTGTTTGCTCATAGTCAACGGCTGAATGGGGAAGCAATAGTAGCATTTGTCAAAGCACTTTGCAAAGTTTCCATCTCAGAGTTACAGTCTCCAACAGATCCCCGAGTATTTGGTCTCACTAAAATAGTAGAAATTGC GCATTATAATATGAACCGCATCAGATTAGTATGGTCTCGCATATGGAATGTTCTCTCAGATTTCTTTGTGTCAGTTGGATTGTCAGAAAACTTATCAGTTGCAATCTTTGCAATGGACTCACTGCGACAACTTTCTATGAAATTTTTGGAGCGTGAGGAGCTGGCTAATTACAACTTTCAGAATGAATTTCTGAGACCATTTGTGATCGTTATGCAAAAAAGCAACACCACAGAAATTAGAGAATTAATAGTGCGTTGTATTTCACAGATGGTCCTTAGCCGAGTCAGTAATGTGAAATCTGGCTGGAAAAGTGTTTTTATG GTTTTCACAGCTGCTGCAGCTGATGAGCGGAAGAATATTGTATTATTAGCATTTGAGACCATGGAGAAAATAGTGCGTGAATTTTTTCCTTATATTACTGAGACAGAGACAATGACCTTCACCGATTGTGTTCGATGCCTTTTGACATTCACAAATAGCCGATTCAACAGTGATGTTAGCCTCAATGCAATTGCATTTCTTCGTTTCTGTGCAGTCAGACTTGCTGATGGAGGGCTTGTTTACAATAAGAAGAGCAGTGTTGATGGCCCATCAGTTGTTGCAAATGGTATTTCAGATTTACAGGCCCATACTGATAACGATGATCATGTGTCTTTTTGGAATCCTTTGCTATCAG GGTTATCAAAACTAACTTCTGATCCAAGAACAGCTATCAGAAAGAGTTCTTTGGAGGTGCTTTTTAACATTTTGAAGGATCATGGTCATCTATTTTCCCACACATTTTGGAATAGCATTTTCTGTTCTGTTATTTTCCCTGTATATAATTCAGTATCTGGAAAGAGAGAGGTGAATCTACATGAAGCCAATTGTTCACCTTCTTCAGTATCTGTGCATACTGAAGGAAGCACATGGGATTCTGAGACTTATTCAGTTGCAGCAGAATGTTTAATAGATTTATTTGTCACCTTCTTTGATGTGGTGAGGTCTCAGCTACCAGGCGTGGTGTCAATACTGACAGGGTTCATTAGAAGTCCTGTTCAGGGTCCAGCTAGTACTGGAGTTGCAGGATTAGTGCGTCTCACAGATGACCTTGGTAACAAGCTTTCAGCTGAAGAATGGAAAGAGATATTTCTGTGTTTGAAAGATGCAGCTATGTCAACAGTATCGGGATTCATGAAGGTCTTGAGAACCATGAATAATATCGAGGTGGCTCACTTTTCACAGCCTTCCACTGACTTGGAAAGTTCTTCTGATCATGACTTGACAAATGATGAATTTGATGATGACAATCTGCAAACAGCCACCTATGTTGTGTCAAGAACGAAGAACCATATTGCTATGCAGCTACTTATTGTACAG GTTGCAACTGATCTGTACAAAAAGCACCAGAAATCCTTGTCTGCAGCCAGCATCAAAGTCCTCAATGAATTATATTCATCTATTGCTTTACATGCTCGGGAGATGAACAGAGAGTCAATTCTGCTGAAGAAGTTGCAGAAAGCTTGCTCCGTCTTGGAAATATCTGGCCCTCCCATGGTTCATTTTGAAAATGAGTCCTTCCAGAATCACCTCAACTTCTTACAAAATTTACATCTCCGGGATCATTTTGTGTATAATGAGATAGACCTGGAAAAAGAGTTAGTTGCTGTGTGTAAAAACGTATTGGATATATACCTAAATTGTGCTGGTTCTTTTTCCACTCTTCACAAGTCTGATACCTTGCCTGCACCACACCGAAAACTGCCCCTAAGTTCAGCAAAGAAGGAAGAAATAGCTGCTAGGACGTCTTTAGTCATCTCAGCATTGCAAGGGTTGACTGGTCTGGAAAAGGATTCATTCAGGCGGTTCATTCCACAGTTCTTTCACTTACTGGTTGATCTTGTAAGGAGCGAACACGCCTCTGGAGAAGTTCAACATGCCCTGAGTAATATTTTCCGTTCATCTGTTGGCCAAATTATAATGGATTAG